GTCGACGGCGTGCGTCCCACCGCGTCCATCGTCGTGGCCGACGGCGTGCTCGCCGCCGGCGAGACTTCGCCGGTGTCCATCACCTTCAGCGAGGCGGTGACGGGCTTCACCGTCGACGACCTGTCGGTGCCGCACGGCAGCCTCGGCAGCCTCGCGTCCAACGATGGAGGCATCACCTGGACGGCGACGCTGACCCCGGCACCGGGAGCCACGAACCCGGGCAACGTCATCACGCTCGACGCCGCCGGCGTGTCCGACGCAGCCGGCAACGCGGGAGCGGGCACCATCACCTCCAACGCCTACGCGGTCGACACCGCCGGCCCGACGGTCACGTCGGTCTCCGTTCCTGCGGACGGCACGTACTCCGCCGGCGACGCGCTCGACTTCACGGTCCACTTCGACGAAATCGTGACCGTCGATGCCGGCGCCGTGCCGCGCCTGGGGATTGCGCTGGACAGCGGCGGCACGGTCTTCGCCGGCTACGTGAGTGGATCGGGGACCGGTGCGCTGACGTTCCGCTACACCGTCGTCCCGGGTCAGCGCGACGGCGACGGCATCACCGTCGCCACGGCGCTCGATCCGAATGGCGCCACGTTTCACGATGCCGTCGGCAACCCGGGAAGCGTGACGCTTCACGCCATCGCTTCGACGACCGGGGTGCGGGTCGACGCCCCGCCGCCGGGCGGCGAACCGCCGCCCAGCCCACCACCGCCCAGTCCTCCGCCGCCGCCCGGCCCGCCGCCGTCCGAGCCACCGCCGTCCGGCCCACCGCCGTCGGCCCCGCCGCCGCCGCTCGCCACGCCGCCGGTGGCGCCTCTGCTGTCGCCGCCGCCGTTCGATTCCACCGCGCCTGCGGCCGATCGGGTGCCGATCGTCGCCGTGCCGACCGATCTGCCGGGCGCGCCTGGCGCGACGTCCCTGCCCGGCCGACCCGACGCGTGGAGCGAGGCACGGCTCGGGGACGTCACGACGCTGCAGGCGATCCCCGACCTGGGACGCTTCGATGCACAGGCCGGACGCCCGCTGCACATCGCGCTGCCCGGCGCGATTGGCGGGCTCGACCCGGCGTTTGCGCCTGTGCTCGTGGACGTCCGACTCGCTGACGGTCGCCCGCTGCCGGCCTGGCTGCGCTTCGATCCCATGACCGGCACGCTCGCCGGCGAACCGCCGCGAGGCGTCGCGCAGCGTGTGGTGATCGAGGTGGTCGCCACCGATGACCAGGGCCGTCGAGCGGTGTCACAGCTCGTCATCGACGTCACGACCGCACCGGTGCAGACGGACGCCGAGCCGCCGCAGCAGAAGGACGTGCCGGCGGCCGGACGTGCGGGCTTGACCGCGCAATTCGAGCGCCACGGTCCGCACGGCCGCATGGCCGAGCGCGCCGCCTTGGTCGCGCATGCCCGTTCCCTCGGGCACGGTCCCCGCTGACCTGCACCGGCCACGACATGCATCGCCACTTCACGGAGGATTTCTCTTGAGTTCCAGTCGCATTTCCGCACGACTGCTCTGGGCCGCGCTGGTCGCCGCAGCCCTTGCCGGCTGCGCGGTCCAGCCCCGCGTCCTGACCATCGACGAGCGCCGGGCCGCCATGGCCGCGGATCGGCAGGCGCTGTTCCGCGAGCAGGAGCCTGTGCGGGGCGCCATCACGCTCGAAGAAGCCATGGCGCGCGCGGTCAAGTACAACCTCGAGCATCGCGTCCGGCTGATGGAGGAAGCAGTGGCGCAGCGGCAGCTCGACCTGTCGCGGGTCGAACTGCTGCCGCGGCTCACCCTCGCCGCGGGTTATGCGGGGCGCGACACCGAGCTCGCCGCATCGTCGCGCGACATCACGACCGGTTTGCAGTCGCTCGCGCCTTCGACCGCCACCGATCGGGAGCGTGTCCTGGGCGACCTGGGACTGTCGTGGAACGTGCTCGATTTCGGCGTGAGCTACTTCCAGGCCCGGCAGCAGGCCGACCGCGCGCTCGCGGCGCAGGAACGCCGCCGCAAGGCACTGCACCTCGTGATGCAGCAGACGCGCCAGGCCTATTGGCAGGCCGCGGGCGCGCAGCAGCTCGAAGCGCGCATCGAGCCGGTTCTGCAGCAGGCCCGGCAGGCGCTGGTCGACGCGCGCCAGGCCGAGTCCGAACGCGTGCGCTCGCCGCTCGAGCCGCTGAACTACCAGCGCCAGCTGCTCGACATCATTCGCCAGCTCGAGGCGGTCCGCGACGAGCTCCAGCTGGCCAAGCCTCGGCTCGCATCGGCGATGAACCTGGAGCCGGGCCTCGCCTTCAGCGTCGTGCCGGCCGACGCGCTGCCGGTGCCGCGCGTCACGCTGCGCACGGCGCGCATGGAAGAAGTCGCGCTGCTGATCCGACCGGAGCTGGTGGAGTCGCACTACCAGGAACGCATCGGCGTGCTCGAGACGCGCAAGGCGCTGGCGCGACTGCTGCCCG
The Piscinibacter sp. XHJ-5 DNA segment above includes these coding regions:
- a CDS encoding TolC family protein, which codes for MSSSRISARLLWAALVAAALAGCAVQPRVLTIDERRAAMAADRQALFREQEPVRGAITLEEAMARAVKYNLEHRVRLMEEAVAQRQLDLSRVELLPRLTLAAGYAGRDTELAASSRDITTGLQSLAPSTATDRERVLGDLGLSWNVLDFGVSYFQARQQADRALAAQERRRKALHLVMQQTRQAYWQAAGAQQLEARIEPVLQQARQALVDARQAESERVRSPLEPLNYQRQLLDIIRQLEAVRDELQLAKPRLASAMNLEPGLAFSVVPADALPVPRVTLRTARMEEVALLIRPELVESHYQERIGVLETRKALARLLPGVEISLGGHYDSNSYLVDNTWWDAGLRVSWNLLNALNAGRIRGLAQAQLDLARQQRLALGMAVLTQVHVAHLEYLARVRQHEMTRELHAVEQRILQHSRNAEQASAQGKLEQIRAAAAAMMSELRLYHSYGAVQGAYAQVIATLGLDPLPSSVDGHDIKTLTEAVRACERAWTETVDPGGSS